The following proteins come from a genomic window of Nothobranchius furzeri strain GRZ-AD chromosome 1, NfurGRZ-RIMD1, whole genome shotgun sequence:
- the nox1 gene encoding NADPH oxidase 1 isoform X2 has product MGNKIVNYGVPSFIICCSRTMRRQMDRNLTFHKLVAYMIALMTAIHMVAHLLNVEWYNNSRQGVYDELSTTLSDLADMENTTYLNPIRTTNLNPQQIPLYFAFTSIAGLTGIIITLALILMITSSMEVIRRSYFEVFWYTHHLFVIFFAGLVIHGIGGIVRRQSNMEEHNFTLCKDQADDWGKIPECPNPEFEGGPAATWMWVLGPMIIYAAERLLRLIRYVQNVQYRKIVMRPSKVLELQLVKKGFKMEVGQYIFLNCPAISQLEWHPFTMTSAPEEDFFSVHIRSAGDWTDKLIEIMQKLPEGAQGPKMGVDGPFGTASEDVFDYEVSMLVGAGIGVTPFASILKSIWYRFKDNDPKLRTRKIYFYWLCRETHAFEWFADLLQLLEKEMEQRGLWDFLTYKLFLTGWDQSHADHVMVHFDEDTDVVTGLKQKTHYGRPSWDKEFEQVRRDNPASVVGMFLCGPAALANVLEKKCGKYSDVDPRRTKFYFNKENF; this is encoded by the exons ATGGGGAACAAGATAGTCAACTATGGGGTTCCATCCTTCATTATT TGCTGCAGCAGAACAATGAGAAGACAAATGGACAGAAACTTGACTTTCCACAAACTGGTGGCGTACATGATCGCCTTGATGACAG CCATTCACATGGTGGCCCATCTGCTGAATGTGGAGTGGTACAACAACAGCAGACAAGGCGTTTATGATGAGCTCAGCACTACCCTGTCTGATCTGGCAGACATGGAAAACACCACCTACCTGAACCCCATCCGTACCACCAACCTC AACCCACAGCAAATTCCCCTCTACTTTGCCTTCACCTCCATCGCTGGACTCACAGGAATCATCATCACTCTGGCACTTATCCTCATGATCACTTCCTCCATGGAGGTCATCAGACGCAGCTACTTTGAAGTTTTCTGGTACACACACCATTTATTTGTCATCTTCTTCGCTGGTCTCGTCATCCACGGAATTGG AGGCATTGTGAGGAGACAGAGCAATATGGAGGAACACAACTTTACTCTTTGTAAAGACCAGGCTGATGATTGGGGAAAGATTCCTGAATGTCCCAATCCAGAATTTGAAGGAGGACCTGCTGCG ACATGGATGTGGGTACTCGGCCCAATGATCATTTATGCAGCTGAGCGCTTGCTGCGTCTAATTCGATATGTGCAGAACGTCCAGTACAGGAAG ATTGTGATGCGACCATCCAAAGTGCTGGAGCTGCAACTGGTGAAGAAGGGCTTCAAAATGGAGGTGGGTCAGTACATCTTCCTCAACTGCCCAGCCATCTCTCAGCTGGAGTGGCATCCATTCACCATGACCTCTGCCCCTGAGGAGGACTTCTTCAGCGTCCACATCCGATCAGCTGGAGACTGGACTGACAAACTCATCGAGATCATGCAGAAATTGCCAGAGGGAGCACAAGGACCCAA GATGGGTGTTGATGGACCCTTTGGAACAGCCAGTGAGGACGTGTTCGATTATGAGGTCAGCATGCTAGTTGGTGCTGGCATTGGCGTCACTCCCTTTGCTTCCATCCTTAAATCCATCTGGTACAGGTTCAAAGACAACGATCCCAAGTTACGTACCAGAAAG ATCTATTTCTACTGGCTTTGTCGGGAAACACATGCCTTTGAGTGGTTTGCTGACCTGCTACAGTTGCTGGAAAAAGAGATGGAGCAGAGAGGCCTCTGGGATTTCCTCACATATAAACTCTTCCTGACTGGATGGGATCAAAGTCAT GCTGATCATGTGATGGTTCACTTTGATGAGGACACAGATGTGGTCACTGGACTTAAACAGAAAACTCACTATGGTCGGCCCAGCTGGGACAAAGAGTTTGAGCAAGTTCGCAGAGACAACCCTGC ATCGGTGGTGGGAATGTTCCTGTGTGGCCCTGCTGCTCTTGCAAATGTTTTGGAGAAGAAATGTGGCAAATACTCAGACGTTGATCCTCGCAGGACCAAATTCTACTTCAATAAGGAAAACTTCTGA
- the nox1 gene encoding NADPH oxidase 1 isoform X1, producing MGNKIVNYGVPSFIIVVWMGINIFLFVWYYLFYDRGDNFFYTRHLLGSALAWARAPAAVLNFNCMLILLPVCRNLLSLIRGSLMCCSRTMRRQMDRNLTFHKLVAYMIALMTAIHMVAHLLNVEWYNNSRQGVYDELSTTLSDLADMENTTYLNPIRTTNLNPQQIPLYFAFTSIAGLTGIIITLALILMITSSMEVIRRSYFEVFWYTHHLFVIFFAGLVIHGIGGIVRRQSNMEEHNFTLCKDQADDWGKIPECPNPEFEGGPAATWMWVLGPMIIYAAERLLRLIRYVQNVQYRKIVMRPSKVLELQLVKKGFKMEVGQYIFLNCPAISQLEWHPFTMTSAPEEDFFSVHIRSAGDWTDKLIEIMQKLPEGAQGPKMGVDGPFGTASEDVFDYEVSMLVGAGIGVTPFASILKSIWYRFKDNDPKLRTRKIYFYWLCRETHAFEWFADLLQLLEKEMEQRGLWDFLTYKLFLTGWDQSHADHVMVHFDEDTDVVTGLKQKTHYGRPSWDKEFEQVRRDNPASVVGMFLCGPAALANVLEKKCGKYSDVDPRRTKFYFNKENF from the exons ATGGGGAACAAGATAGTCAACTATGGGGTTCCATCCTTCATTATT GTGGTCTGGATGGGCATCAACATCTTTCTTTTTGTCTGGTATTACCTTTTCTATGATAGAGGGGACAACTTTTTCTACACGCGCCATCTTTTGGGG TCTGCCTTGGCCTGGGCCAGGGCTCCTGCAGCTGTCCTGAACTTTAACTGCATGCTGATCCTCCTGCCTGTGTGCAGAAACCTGCTGTCTCTGATCCGAGGCTCCCTCATG TGCTGCAGCAGAACAATGAGAAGACAAATGGACAGAAACTTGACTTTCCACAAACTGGTGGCGTACATGATCGCCTTGATGACAG CCATTCACATGGTGGCCCATCTGCTGAATGTGGAGTGGTACAACAACAGCAGACAAGGCGTTTATGATGAGCTCAGCACTACCCTGTCTGATCTGGCAGACATGGAAAACACCACCTACCTGAACCCCATCCGTACCACCAACCTC AACCCACAGCAAATTCCCCTCTACTTTGCCTTCACCTCCATCGCTGGACTCACAGGAATCATCATCACTCTGGCACTTATCCTCATGATCACTTCCTCCATGGAGGTCATCAGACGCAGCTACTTTGAAGTTTTCTGGTACACACACCATTTATTTGTCATCTTCTTCGCTGGTCTCGTCATCCACGGAATTGG AGGCATTGTGAGGAGACAGAGCAATATGGAGGAACACAACTTTACTCTTTGTAAAGACCAGGCTGATGATTGGGGAAAGATTCCTGAATGTCCCAATCCAGAATTTGAAGGAGGACCTGCTGCG ACATGGATGTGGGTACTCGGCCCAATGATCATTTATGCAGCTGAGCGCTTGCTGCGTCTAATTCGATATGTGCAGAACGTCCAGTACAGGAAG ATTGTGATGCGACCATCCAAAGTGCTGGAGCTGCAACTGGTGAAGAAGGGCTTCAAAATGGAGGTGGGTCAGTACATCTTCCTCAACTGCCCAGCCATCTCTCAGCTGGAGTGGCATCCATTCACCATGACCTCTGCCCCTGAGGAGGACTTCTTCAGCGTCCACATCCGATCAGCTGGAGACTGGACTGACAAACTCATCGAGATCATGCAGAAATTGCCAGAGGGAGCACAAGGACCCAA GATGGGTGTTGATGGACCCTTTGGAACAGCCAGTGAGGACGTGTTCGATTATGAGGTCAGCATGCTAGTTGGTGCTGGCATTGGCGTCACTCCCTTTGCTTCCATCCTTAAATCCATCTGGTACAGGTTCAAAGACAACGATCCCAAGTTACGTACCAGAAAG ATCTATTTCTACTGGCTTTGTCGGGAAACACATGCCTTTGAGTGGTTTGCTGACCTGCTACAGTTGCTGGAAAAAGAGATGGAGCAGAGAGGCCTCTGGGATTTCCTCACATATAAACTCTTCCTGACTGGATGGGATCAAAGTCAT GCTGATCATGTGATGGTTCACTTTGATGAGGACACAGATGTGGTCACTGGACTTAAACAGAAAACTCACTATGGTCGGCCCAGCTGGGACAAAGAGTTTGAGCAAGTTCGCAGAGACAACCCTGC ATCGGTGGTGGGAATGTTCCTGTGTGGCCCTGCTGCTCTTGCAAATGTTTTGGAGAAGAAATGTGGCAAATACTCAGACGTTGATCCTCGCAGGACCAAATTCTACTTCAATAAGGAAAACTTCTGA